Proteins from a single region of Bacillus sp. BGMRC 2118:
- a CDS encoding sigma-70 family RNA polymerase sigma factor produces the protein MIENDDKVLYVRVLEKDKQALELLYERYEKLLYSFSYRLTQDQELAEEVVQEVFMKLWKGLGKYDDSKGKFSSWILTVTRHSAIDLIRKRNRETTVELDTDDTIPSKEATVEEQVEWNEKGNTLRKALSSLKEEQQKVINLVYFKGLTHQKISEECNIPIGTVKGRLRLALRHMKSYLETERRDLGGE, from the coding sequence ATGATAGAGAATGATGATAAAGTCCTATATGTCAGGGTATTAGAGAAAGATAAACAGGCTCTTGAACTATTGTATGAAAGGTATGAGAAATTACTATATTCATTTTCATACCGTCTCACACAAGATCAGGAATTAGCTGAAGAAGTTGTTCAAGAGGTTTTTATGAAGCTTTGGAAAGGTCTAGGAAAGTATGACGATAGTAAGGGGAAATTTTCTTCTTGGATTCTCACCGTCACCCGTCATTCTGCAATTGACCTCATTCGAAAGAGAAATCGCGAGACCACCGTGGAACTTGATACTGATGATACCATTCCAAGTAAGGAAGCTACTGTAGAAGAGCAAGTAGAATGGAACGAAAAAGGAAATACATTGCGGAAAGCATTATCTTCATTAAAGGAAGAGCAACAAAAAGTTATTAATCTTGTTTATTTCAAAGGTTTGACTCATCAAAAGATTTCAGAAGAATGTAATATTCCAATAGGAACAGTTAAAGGCAGGTTACGGTTAGCACTAAGACATATGAAAAGCTACTTGGAAACAGAAAGGAGGGATTTAGGTGGTGAGTAA